The genome window TACCTAAAGGAGTAAAAAACCCTGAAATATCTTTATCTTTAAGGGAATATAAACCGATCTTTCGTTCTAAAGTAGCTTTTTACTATATCTTAACTATTGTTCTTGGGCTGCAAAGCTATTGGATTTTTATTGGCATGTCCCCTATTTTGTATAGCTGATCTTATATAAAGTGATCACAAATCTTGTTCCTCAAAAAGGGATTCAACAGCGCATTGTAATTTACGACGACGCGACTTGGCTTGGGCCCATTTTTTCTCAATAGGATTTAAGTCTGGTGAATACGGGGGCAAATAAAGGACTGTGTGTCCAAGAAACTCAAGAGCACTGATCATTTCTACTCCTTTGTGAAAGGTCGCATTGTCAAGCACAACAACGCTTCTAGGAGGAAGCTTAGGGATCAAATCTTGTAAAACCCACTGGTTGAAAATAACTGTATTGATCGTCGTTTCAAATAAACTCACGGTCAGCAAAATTCCCCCAAGCAATGCGCCAATAGCATTGGTTCTTCCCTTTGCGCCCCAATCATGCGTCCCAAAACAACGTGAGCCTTTCTTTGCATAACCATGAGTACGAGGCATGTCATGCGCGAACCCACTCTCATCAATGAAAACAGGTGGACGTCCTTGCTTTTCAAAATCTGCTAGGGTTTGGCAGAATGCAGATCGTTTTTCTAAATTCGCTCGGGGATGATTGAGGGTTTTTTTTATAGCTTACTCCCAAACGTTTTAAGGCATGAGCAACGCCCGCCCGACTTACATTCAAGCGTTTTGCGCGCTCATACTGATAGGCATCAGGGTAGGCTTCAACATCTTTCTTCAAAGCCTCCATGTCGATTTTTGTTGCTGGCTTATTGCGAGTCTTTTTTGATTCAATATCCTTTGACCACCGCACAACACTTGCGATACCAACATCAAATCTCTTGGCGATCTTTGCTAAACTAAGGGATTCTTTCTCTTTAATGAACAAAGCTTTTTCTCGAAAATCACGTGAATATGTCATAGCAATACCTCTTATTGTTCTTATTGCTACAATTATACTCAAATTATATGATTTTGGCTATATGATCTGTTATTTAAGAAAATCCCATAATTGAATCTTTTTATTGACACATATAAGAACATAATATATTTCTTGATCTCATTATAAAATTCCAAATTGAAAGATATATTAGAGCTGTTGCGTAAATAAGGATTTGGGACGTTGGTTAAAGGATTCGAGCTTTCCCCCAACCCCGATACTCTAGACTGATTCAAAATCATTTTTCAGATTAAC of Candidatus Babeliales bacterium contains these proteins:
- a CDS encoding IS630 transposase-related protein: MTYSRDFREKALFIKEKESLSLAKIAKRFDVGIASVVRWSKDIESKKTRNKPATKIDMEALKKDVEAYPDAYQYERAKRLNVSRAGVAHALKRLGVSYKKNPQSSPSEFRKTICILPNPSRF
- a CDS encoding transposase — its product is MKKTLNHPRANLEKRSAFCQTLADFEKQGRPPVFIDESGFAHDMPRTHGYAKKGSRCFGTHDWGAKGRTNAIGALLGGILLTVSLFETTINTVIFNQWVLQDLIPKLPPRSVVVLDNATFHKGVEMISALEFLGHTVLYLPPYSPDLNPIEKKWAQAKSRRRKLQCAVESLFEEQDL